The Kryptolebias marmoratus isolate JLee-2015 linkage group LG7, ASM164957v2, whole genome shotgun sequence region TTTCAACAAGTCTGAAAACCCCAAAGAGCTGTGGTCGTTAGCATTAGCCTTGATTAGCCTGCCGGGTTCGCCCAGACCGCAATGCATTGTGGTCCATTTCCACCAGCGTAGTGTACAACTTCTGTACGCTGCTTTCCTGAAGCACACGACCAGTTTCTAAAGCACTACGTGgtgaatgaaaaatgaaaatcaggACTGCATGTTAGAGAAACTTGTGATGTGGAACAAATGAACGCTAACGTTTGCGCCTCTTTCCTGTGTTTGACTCAGTCAGTTATTTTTCACATAGTAGCAAACCTACAAGCTAACCGAAGCGGAAATGAGTAAAGAAACAAAGCTTTGCTGTtgaaatttttcatttttttagagTAGTCTTTTGTAAAGTTGTATGGAGGGTCTACATGCAGGACAGCAGTTGCATTGTTGAACATTTTACGTTGTTTAACCTCTTGTACctgatttaaatttaactttctgAGAACTTGGAAATTCAGACTCTTGACTTTAAACAACACAGCATTCCTTGTTGTGGGAAATTGACATTAAAATTTGGAAGATAAAGACCGTTTTAATCACGAggtcaaaacattttcaaggaTAAAATACTGCCTAAAGTTTCAGTGAAATTGATAAAATGTTCTTCAGCAATTTAAAAGGATCTTTAGTTGTAGAAACACGCTCAGATCTACGATAAGTAGTCGCTTCCAAACATCTCGTTTCCAGGTAGCTTTACAACCACAAAAATGTTCACTGACTGGATGCATTTTCTCTCAGGCAGTTTTTCTTGTTggcacaagaaaaacaaacaaggcaaacaaaaacaaatcaatataACACCAACACATTAACCACGCTACACCTTGTAATTAAATCTTGGTCTCTTTACCCATCTCTAATTATTTCTGATGAAACACAACCAGAAAGTATACCAGTCAGGCAACTGCTGGTAGGATAAAACACCACAGTTTCACTGATCAAAAAAGACTAAATGCATCACTcgaattatttgattttattgcaaaacaaaaatgcaattattaTTCCTTTTGCTGCCTTAATACAAACACGTTGTCTGATTATTTTATAAGTATAATAGTGTGAGAAAAtgaatataatatttatttagtcatttttattttaatgcacagatgtataaacaaagaaactaagAGACCATAAATGAACATATTTACATTCtcattgtttaaaatctgtcaccTTTTTCTTTACGtcaggacagatttttaatttgggattagtagttttatttataacatttttatttaggaagATATTTAAGGTCGAGACTGATATTTTAACTTAATCAAAAGTTTTGAGAATAAATTAAACtagatttactgtattttctgcactatagggcgcaccggattataagacgcactgtcaatgaatggtccactttcaaacttttgtcatataaaaAGCGcaccagattataaggcgccTGCACCtctcaatttttgtaacttcgcgcAGCGCTCCGTTCATAATGGAGAATTTCGCTGCTTTAGCAGAGCTGgctcgcctgtatcagcatttatatgatccctctgtgagagatcacaaagataatcaaatggttcgcGCACCGTGCGTGGAGCCCtgtgcgactataactgagccttaatgctgcgagcggtgcagctttatttaccaaagtcataccaaaacattacaacttcttccatatataaggcgctccggattataaggctcactgttgttttttgagaaaattgaaggcttttaagtgcgccttatagccCAGAAAATGCGGTAATACATTGTAGTGTCAGCTAAAATACTAGAGTCAGCAGGctgttttatattcatttatgtttatttatatttctaaagTATATTACTGTTAAACTATATAActtctgctctttgtaaagtaacGCTGACAGCCTGACGAGCTGATAGTAGtaattaattagctgtggtattAGACTCCATATTAGCCTAATTCTAAAGTAGTGGAAATGGTTGCCACATATgacagtttttatgtgttttgcagtgttttatgtaggagatgtgatgagttaaaaaaacaccCTTCACTTAAATTCTGAGCTCGGATACAACAGAAGTTAGTGAATGTTTGGATGTGTGAAAAAAGTGTAAATACtgtagaaacaataaataagaacaaggtttttttgcaaaagattttgaaaggtttagacagctcaaaggTTAGAGTGCATGACATCCtcaagttctgtggaaaaagctcaaaaaataaaaaataaaaagcccacTGTCCCTGAATATCCTCACGTTTACAGGTATTTTTTGTGTGGGTTTCTTCAAAGCTGTTAGAAGAGGTGTGAACCAAAAACTGGGACGGAAACAGTGACTAGTTCAAAAAGGAGTTTAAAGCCCCCATAGTTCACCCTGTAAATGCACAGTATACAGCTATATGTCTCACTAATGTTTAACTGATTTGAGTGGAAGCACTTGTGCTGTTAAATGTACAATATAAGCTCAGTAAAGTTACCTGGACCTCTGAAGGGCTGCTCAGCCTGCTGAAGGACATCAAGTGTGATATAAATGAGCCCAGGTGAGCAGGAGATCTACCTGCAGCACCTTGTGACTTCTCTTTTTGTGCATTCTGACCCCACAGGTCGGCACCTTCCTCCACCGACGACGCTCTCATTCAAATGGATCGACAGTTTCACTGTGAACgtgtcctggtcctggacgAGACCCGAAACCCTGACGAAGGGCTGTGAAATCAAATACGAAATACACCTGGTGGATCTCACCGACCCGGTAAGTGAGAAAGAGATGGTTCAGCTTGTTGTAACTTCAGTGTGAGGGGGAGTCTGGCTGACAGACAGCATTGAGTCAAACTGTAGAAGATTCCTCACAATACTTAACATTTCTGAGCACTATCCAGCAGCTACAGCTGTCCTGAAGTGTTTATGCAGGCAGGTCTCTCTCCGCTCAATAACGTTTTACACAGTAGTGGAACTTTGACTATGTGATCTTGAACCATGTCCTCCCAGACTTTAATTACCCTGAACCATCACCACTGGATTAGATTAGACGTATGAAGTCACTGATGTGTGCCACTTCTCCTGCGCCGCCTCCACGCAGTGCAGCTCGTCAGGCAGCAGCTTCGATCCAGAATGGAACaggagaaccctgaagtccgACCTTTTCACACACTCTAAAGCACGCTTCATATTCAAAGGGCCAAATGTGATTTTTAGATTAGATCAAAGGTCTGAAATAACTAGCTATAAGCAAACCCTTTCATTAAAGTTTTCAGGGATTAACGTTCTCCGTCGCCACAATGGGTTTTTGTAATTAGGAACATGGCCAGGTTGGGTTTCctgtcatctgtaaaaatgaaaatgaataacaaaaacatgtcttGTTGTGGTCTCATTAAAGCCATCCGAGGTGATGATGATTCAGGGATCAAACTGATGCTGCTTTCAACAAATCAAGTGAACCTGAGCCAAAGTTTTAGCCAATCGGAGCAGAGCAGGGCGGGTCCGGGTGCAAGCAGGGTAGCTAATTTAAAGACTTTGTTGttatatttagcaagttttcagacccctccagtgactcattttcaaaaaagcaACTAGCAaactttttctggtgtttttggagACGTTTGAAGACTGATGGGAAAACACGTCCCTCAACGTCCCTCAACGTCCCTCAGGACAGATTCACCCCACCGCAGCCAGACCGATCCATGGCAGGGTGGAAATGTGAAATTAtctcaaactaaaataaatccctGCAGTAAAATAACTTGGAGCTTCTCTTCTGGGTCACTTTTGTCGATCCTAAAGAGTTGGActtatgacatttaaaaaaaggacagcaGGAGAGCTCGTATAGATAAGTAGCTCCCAGTGAGTTTTGTCTAATTTGTCTCTTTTGGGACAATGGTTAGCATATCCGCCTCACATGTGGGAGGTCTGGGTTCAATCCCTGGTCAGGCAGTCATATTATTCtcattataattattattatattcaaaccgaaacattttgtctttttgtaaatgacCACAGTAATGTTTCTATAATATTTAACACCTTGTTTGATCATTTCAAAAGCTCTCAACCACAATAAATGTTcaggaatatttttgtttgatttagtggAGTTATTTATTGGACATATTTATTGAACGCTTCATTAAGAGCCCCTTTATTGGAAACAGAAGCAGTTTAAAACTATCAAGATTAAACATTTGAGCTTTCACAGTCTGATCATAGCTTTTATCATTCCTTATCTTTTCTATTTTATCAGTTGAACAGAATGTTGAATTAGGCTGTGGattgatttctttttccatatttttatatttattaggaaatgattctgttttctgcctttaaagACAGTGAGACAGATCTGCTGTAAATGTAGTTTAGAGCTATGATCCCCCTCTCTGTCCTGCTGACGCTGATGGTGGGAACATTGTGGAGCTCTGCTGACAGTTTTGCTCCAGAATATTTTGTCTGTAACATTTGATTCCAGagactgttgttgtttatctatAGTAGAGAAGTAAGACATGACATTAAAGCagggaaaacactgaaaagtatttaaaatgtcatgtttgtaTTGGATGGAACTGccttcatgtaaaaaaaagaaactgcatcATGAACTAGATTAGAGTTTTGAAAATAAGCCAAAAGGTGGCCgctcaaaatgcaaaaatactCTAAATTTTGACAGACCGTAATAGAAAATTAGCCTATTTTGTCACAATTAAGCTGCTACCTTCATGGACACAGGCCATCCCTCACTCGCCCCGTCCCCTCACACTGCTCTTCACGGCATCGTCGTATCGATGCATTTCGATTGGAATATTGCAATTCCATCAAAATGCATCGACACCTCCGGATTGACTTGTCCGGACTTTGAGAATCGTTGCATCAGAGCATTAGTAACGTCCCTCCAAAATTTGAGGTAACCTATAACGTGAACAGAGCTTCCACAGCAAAACCTCGGTCACGCAGACACTCAGAGGCAGCTGCCGCGGTTCCCTCACTCACACAGTTTACAGTATTGTCTTTGGAAATATCGGGagatgttgaagtgtccctccAAAGGTTCTAGGTAGTTTCAGAAGTACAGGGCTGTTTGCTACGGTAACTTTCAATCCAGGTAATTTGTTCTAGACCTTGGTcctgcagtaaaaacagaaggAGGGTTAATAAAAAGAACTCCCCTGGTTCTTCGAAAAGGTTCCTGCAGTGCTGACATGCCTGATAATCCCCTCAGCTCCTGGTGATGCAGTCTGTTTTTATCACCTGGCTGTTAAAGATGAAAGGAAACGCTCCACACCCTCTCTATCTTCTGTCCACTGTGATACTGCTCACTGGAAATGGTGGAATTCTGCATTACAGTTTTATCTGCGTTGTTCCTCCTTCTTGCACTCCAGATTGTCAGATTGTTTTATTGGCTGGCGTCGGACTTTAACACCAGTAACTCTTAACTTCGGCCCGCCGACTCTCCCTAACGTGACCTGATGTGACATTTACCTCCAGCTGCATCGTTCACTCATAATGTGCGGGTCGATAACACCAAcccttcacactcagctgcatgTGCTGCGtattttccaaacattttttattggcAAAGAACACTGTGGTATGTCTGCTTTCAGAAGAAAGCAGATCTCAATAAAACCTCTgagctttaatttgaaattttgttcaaaatgctaaaaatcaaagacaaacCGATAAATAATTCAGGTGTCATTCAGTAGAAGTCAATTcatgttttcttaaaaacatttctttctgctcattttgtttttgtaaatatctGATGTGAGCTCAGTACTTCAGCTGGGACTCTGTTGAGGTTTGGGATGGAGTAATGTGGTAAGTGGGGCTTGAATCATAAAGTGTAAACCCTAATTATGATTTGTAATATTAGAATAGACTTTTTTTGACTTGCAATGTTGTAGTTTTGCCTAAAAACACTGCAGCATGGGAGAAATGGTAAACATGaggttaaaaagtaaaaaaaaaagagaagaaaaactttaaattcgGACTGTTTCCATGTTCGTTCTTGTTTTGTAACTCGTTCTTCAGGCATGTTATAGTTCATCTGAGCTGATTTCTTTCCTTTATCTGTGACCCTGTCAGAAACAAGTCTTTGACAAAGCCCAGACAACTCACAAATACTACATCAACTACTACCTGACGCAAAAGGTGAATCAGAATAAATTGAAGTTCAACGTTTACACTTTGAGTGAGTGCAGCGGCTGGAATCAGAGCAAACCGTCAGAAATAACTATTTCAAGACCAAAGACGTACGGTAAGAACGAGAACGCTGTCAGAACTTTAAAACTATGGTCTGTATTTATgacttgctttgttttgtttttgcatgtggCACCATTGTTTTATGTTGGTTTTTTGTGCAGCTAAGCTCATGCAGGACTTCAAGTGTTTATATGAATCTGATGGACTAAACTGTTCCTGGATCCCAGTTAACCCATCATCAGACCTATCCATCTTCTATAGGtgagaaacacagaaattaattcacatttttacCACACCACATGATCTAAACAACACCTGTAAGCCCCATGAAGAGGGTTATTATTAGTAAATAATCCATGGTAGTCACTCTTACATGTTGTTGActctgctgccatctagtggcgaCTGAAAGCTCTGCGTTGAGTGGGCGAGTGAATCAGGAGAAACCTTCAGCTTCCCGTCGGCTCTTtgaaatcaactttatttataaagcacaccTAAAACAACCAGAGCTCACCAAAAACCACAGCCATAAAAACATCATGatcaatttacaacaaaaatagatacaaaacaataaaattttaaaggcctagcataccTTGATGTATGCACATCACCCGTTGtgtcatgctagagttttagaaTATAACCATCTTATGGTGGGAAATGTAACTATGTTGTtgctattttggtcaaagcttgaaaaaggaaaaaggttaAGGCACAAGCTCGTGTAATATCTGACATGATTTGGTATAATCAAAgaatgtgttgtggatgactgtcagctactaccacacttaTTAGGtatggacatttttgtgtagtccgatcagctgtggtggccatcttgaatggggttatCTTCCAAAGTTGGTCAACAGTAAAAAGCCAAAGCATTGATTGCAATTATGAGccagagaaaataaatctgtcttaagctgctttttaaaaaccccAATAGAAGAGACACACTTGATTGACAGTGAAAGGCTGTTCCACAGCTTTGACAAGATCTAACTAATCTAGAATGTGGAACATCCAAAAAAGGCCTGTTTAAAAGATCTATTCTAAGAGATCTAGGATTAGAATTAGGGCAGAGAAGTTCAGATGTGTATTCTGGGGCTACATCACGCAAAACCTTATAAACCAACagaagattttttaaaatcaactctgTATTtaacaggaagccagtgaagagaCGCTAACAACGGAGTGGTACTGGCTCttattctggttctgatccagctgCAGATGGAACAACAGAGACAGACTGATGCCAAAATAAAGAGTTACAATAAACCAGCCAGGTGATTAAAGCTCTAAtaactgtctttgttttgtcgTTTCAGGCACTGTGGGAAAAATGAGGAAGACATCAGAAGTTTAGGGAAGTGCGACCAGCCTTACAGGATCAAAGACAGACATGGATGTTTCCTGAAAGCCGACAGATCTCGAACCGTCTGTGTGCTCGCAgagactaaaactgaaatgGAAACCTTCAATCCTCAATACAGTGGGTGTTACTCCTGAAAGTTCTTTGTGTCATTACAAGTTGTGGGAATATATCATTAGGGATGTCCCgattaagacttttttttgttcttgagaCCAATCTGATTCGATTAAAAATAAGGATCGTCCGATACAAAGCCTTAGTCCGATCCTTTTTACAGTTCAGGCTGCCATCTTGTGCTTGATGCATACATTGCAGTAAGAATACCtgtgttcattttgttcctcaagtaggtttttgttttagaaaaatcaTTGTTCTGAAGCTTAGCATTAGTATTAGCGTTAGCTTATAGAGCGGCAGCCCTTTGCTGTTAATGGGCCTGCTGATAGCTACTGTTCAGCTACTGTTCAGCTACTGTTCAGTGGCTCGTTACTGAACTGCTCTGCTGTTGAATCTTAAAATCTTCCATAATGCAGACATGTCGGCACATTAAATCACAGCGGCACAGCGACCGTACTGATGTAAAACTATGACAGTAGGTCAACAACAAAGATGGGGAGTGAAGAGGGACGGTCACTCTGACTGCAGTCAACGAAAACTGTCTTGATTGGTACTTTGATGTGATCAGACTGGGACATCCTATATTAAATTGTAGGGAAAAGGATGTAGGGTCTAatatattaattaattaaacaatGAACTGGTTTAgtaattcattcattaattgTACTTGTAGGGAAACATTTATAAGGTTGGTATCAGTCTTAAAACCCTAAAAGGAGGAGTTTATATTTGAAGGGACCAtaaccacacacacaggacaTGGTAGGCTGAGAATCAATTTTAGATTATATGTATCAGCACAGAGTCTGGTTCACAGAGACGAAGGACCACCTGGAGGGTCTGGAGACCAGAGGATCTGTTCAGCAGTACATCAGGTAGTCTTCGGTCTGGTTCAGACGTAGGACAATTTGGGACTAATTACAAAGTTCAGACTGTCTATTTACTTGTTACTAACTGACATAATAAAGTAGACAGACTGCCTAAGTAACGACGCGGCGAGTTACGCAACAAAAGGGTTGGaagaaaatgtacataaaagaataaacaaaaagcagccaTGGCTTTCGCAGTTTTAACTTTACAGTAGGGGAGCAATAGACAGCCGTACGTCTCCCTCCAATCAGAGGAGTGGGTTTGTCTCAGGGGCGTTCGGTTTGACCGGCTCCAAACCAATCAGATCTTATTGCTTCACAGAGGGCAGTTCCCACTCCCCACCGATCTTTGTTGTTGAAAGGGAGGAGTTTTGGTTTAGTTATCTGTGAACTATTACTCCAAACATCCgcctgaagaacaaaaaaacaagagggtAAATCTAACCTTAGCTAAAGTATTTTCAGATTGAATCACACAACCAAATCTGTTCATGAGATTTATTCAGGAGGAAATCTAAACACAATCTCAGAATCCAAACTTCAAGCTAACATAAGTCTTAACATAGTAGGTATATAAACAAAATTACCTTGAGCTAACAAAGATCTTGACAACACCCAGCTGCCAGCAGGAGCTGCTGTGGTTCCATGCGTCAACCTGAGGAAGGAAGTGAGAATAACCAGTTCACCGCTGGAATCTCTTTAAAGCCACACATCTGATTTTGGCAGGTTTGCGTGAATAACTTTTGTCAGGACTGCAAATATCAGTTCTAATAAACGTCTTTGACGTATCAACATTTGGTTGGAGACGCAAAGTCTGTGCTTTTGAGGTCTTCTTCCTGTGAATCAGATAAGAACAAGAAGACCTTTGACCCCTCTTCCTCTGGGGTTATTAAGGGAGAGGAAAAAGGGGTCCAAATGTTATTCTTAATTTTAGTTGTTTGCTGTAAAGTAGAaccgtttttgttgttttgtggtcCCTGCAGTGACACGTTTGACACGGCTGAACATCAGAGAAAATGGAGACTATCTCAGGCTGTCGTGGACTTTTCCTGAAGTTGGCCAGGACTGCACCTGGATCTACAGTATCGTGTACACAGAATGCGATGAGGAAAAAGTAAGCTGGTCGTATGAACCTTTTTGATGCCAAGTGGTTTTGCCTTGCTGGCATGCTTTTACATTTGTCACAAAATGATAAACATGTTAATTTTCACAGGTTTTCTGTCTTGCATCTTAATCCTGGATTTCAAGCAAACCTCCTTTGGGTTGTAGGTGGAAGCCCAACACtgacttttgtgtgttttgctttttttagtctCGGGAGTTCCCTGATTTAGAAGGCTTGAACAGAAGTGTTGAAATTCCCTACGATAAATGCTGCGAGTACAAGTTCCAGTATAAGCTGTCCACCAATGACTACTGCAAAGAAGTGTCCAGCGACAAAAGTGATGTGATAACATACGGTGAGTGGACAGTTTTACTTTCACTCTTCTGTCATGTTATGATTcatataaaatcaaataaagttactaagttttttttattagattattttaataCGGTGTGACTAATTACATCTCTGTCACGTGTTCTtatgattttcagttttattgttcaataaacacatttttaagagGATGATGTCACTCATACAGGTTGTtgatttaaagggaaaaaaacttaGTGAGGAGTTAAAGTCTGGGTACGAATGTAACAACCACACAATTTTGATGAGTTTGATTTTGATTGGCTCACATGCTGTTGGCCTTGAAGGAAGATCTGGAGTCAGTCCCATTCAAGGTGTCACAGCTAagcagccttagcaaacacccGGCTGTCGAGAACACAGccggttttacagacattgagctgaaactgcctgtggtagtagctgagaggcattcacAGTACATACTCTGAAAGCTAACACATCTGACAGTATCCCATGAGGTTGCGcttaacgttattttcaaggtttgaccaatgTGGCTGCGACTTCATCATTCCTCATCCGAAGGTCAAATAAaagatatgcatttcttcaaggaacgctaggcctgTAATTTTTCCTGACCGCTCTGTCTCAACTAACATctcactgaaaaacagcagggttcaaaggtcagctgaTGTTGGGGTCAGGGTTGCGCCCTCTGTTGTGAcaccagctgctcctgattTAGCTGTATGGCAAAAGTTTCCACCTCCACCTTTTCTTCATTCCGCTTTAAGACAATCccagaaatcaaattattttcttgGCGTTACAGAGTGACGAAAACGATGTTCCAGCTTTTCCCTGCTTTTCACCAAACAACGTGGTGATCTGTGCTCAGGTTATCAGTTAGggctctgtcatttctccacTTGAGTGAAAACAACATCATCCTGAAGAGCTGCCGCTTGTCTGTTATCAGAACGGGCTCAACGGTTGTCAAATTGGTAGACTTAATTTAGTCCCTGTCATGGCACAGTATTCAGATTTGCATGTTAGATACTGATGCAAATACAGCGTTATAGCTTTCTTCCATGAGTCTGATATTTAAGCCAGGAACAGACAGAAACTAAATGCAAATTGTCCTGTAATCAGTTGAACTCATCAGTGTATCATCGTGGaatgtggatttgtttgtttttttgctttcagttaTTCAGCATCAGACTTTACAGTACGTCTGAAACAGGGTTTGTTTTCAAAGGCTGTCGCTTGGCTGCTGTTAGTGAACCAAAATAATGCTTCAAAATCTGTTCCAACAAGATAGCTGACTCAAAGAGAACTGTCTTTTTCATGTTGCTTTCGTTTTCTAAGATAAACACGATCCCCAAGACTTATGAGCTCAGTTGGAACAGTTTGATCTGCCTTTGTGTGTTGTCATGTACGctctctgcagaaaaacaggaagctAAACCTGAAGTTCTTTGTAAAGCTGTAGTGAAAGTATTAAAGGgattttttagacattttaaagtgatgttctgtggaAAACGATGGGATATATGTTGCTTAATatttcttttgctgcttttttttttgcaccaatctgtcacccttttttttctccctcccacGGGGTCCAGGTTGGGGTCTTGTGAAAACAGTCGgatttaataattaaatcagagaaacggACGCCTCCCGCACCCAAACAGGAGTATGTCTAATTTTAAgcgtgtaaaataaaacaaacaggtacACAGCTTTCTGGACTGCATTTGTAAACTGACTTGAAGTAATATTTCTACAGTAATAAG contains the following coding sequences:
- the LOC108250046 gene encoding uncharacterized protein LOC108250046; the encoded protein is MVLAPELVGFLCAAALLVQVSPGEAGRHLPPPTTLSFKWIDSFTVNVSWSWTRPETLTKGCEIKYEIHLVDLTDPKQVFDKAQTTHKYYINYYLTQKVNQNKLKFNVYTLSECSGWNQSKPSEITISRPKTYAKLMQDFKCLYESDGLNCSWIPVNPSSDLSIFYRHCGKNEEDIRSLGKCDQPYRIKDRHGCFLKADRSRTVCVLAETKTEMETFNPQYMTRLTRLNIRENGDYLRLSWTFPEVGQDCTWIYSIVYTECDEEKSREFPDLEGLNRSVEIPYDKCCEYKFQYKLSTNDYCKEVSSDKSDVITYGERKPCIRPITVVAIVIPILLLLCLMLSCYCFNRNKHIFFQNVEDPSRFKNMLNGLMMSKDMVYKPSMEQVQASVTLLPGNGEPLP